Proteins co-encoded in one Malus sylvestris chromosome 9, drMalSylv7.2, whole genome shotgun sequence genomic window:
- the LOC126634345 gene encoding protein NOI4-like isoform X2 — translation MGEKGVPLPKFGEWDVNDPASAEGFTVIFNKARTEKQTGGRPDSPSKEDHAYKQGAVLGKPPSKKWFCCLRSES, via the exons ATGGGG GAAAAGGGTGTACCGCTGCCAAAATTTGGTGAATGGGATGTCAATGATCCAGCATCAGCTGAGGGATTCACTGTAATCTTCAACAAGGCTAGGACTGAGAAGCAGACAGGTGGTAGACCTGACTCACCATCAAAGGAGGACCACGCATATAAGCAAGGAGCAGTTCTTGGAAAGCCTCCATCT AAAAAATGGTTTTGCTGCTTGCGTTCGGAGTCGTGA
- the LOC126634345 gene encoding protein NOI4-like isoform X1 codes for MGSYLSVSLAQWVRLFCCFMDVAGLFRQTGAQQVGVMRRGCVYLTSSDHRMEKGVPLPKFGEWDVNDPASAEGFTVIFNKARTEKQTGGRPDSPSKEDHAYKQGAVLGKPPSKKWFCCLRSES; via the exons ATGGGTTCTTACTTGAGCGTGAGCCTTGCTCAATGGGTAAGGTTGTTCTGTTGCTTCATGGATGTTGCAGGTCTTTTTCGCCAAACGGGCGCCCAGCAAGTAGGGGTGATGCGGCGAGGCTGCGTATATCTAACCTCCTCAGACCACAGAATG GAAAAGGGTGTACCGCTGCCAAAATTTGGTGAATGGGATGTCAATGATCCAGCATCAGCTGAGGGATTCACTGTAATCTTCAACAAGGCTAGGACTGAGAAGCAGACAGGTGGTAGACCTGACTCACCATCAAAGGAGGACCACGCATATAAGCAAGGAGCAGTTCTTGGAAAGCCTCCATCT AAAAAATGGTTTTGCTGCTTGCGTTCGGAGTCGTGA
- the LOC126634344 gene encoding transmembrane emp24 domain-containing protein p24beta2-like gives MEFWCGGHVALSLVLVGFLVLCQLEGSLGLRFVIDREECFSHDAKYMGDTIHVSFVVIKVDSTWHYTEDGVDLVIKGPGGEQIHDIRGKTSEKYELVVQNQGVHQFCFTNKSPYHETIDFDVHAAHFTYHDQHAKDEHFTPLLEQIQKLEEALYNIQFEQHWLEAETDRQAIVNEGMSRRATHKALIESAALIGASCLQVFLLKRLFERKLGSSRV, from the exons ATGGAGTTCTGGTGCGGGGGACACGTAGCGCTGAGTTTGGTGCTGGTGGGTTTTCTGGTTTTGTGCCAGTTGGAAGGGTCGTTAGGGTTAAGGTTCGTGATTGACAGGGAAGAGTGCTTCTCCCATGATGCAAAGTACATGGGAGACACCATCCATGTCTCTTTTGTGGTAATCAAGGTAGATTCGACTTGGCATTACACCGAAGACGGCGTTGATCTCGTG ATAAAGGGACCTGGTGGTGAACAAATTCATGACATACGCGGCAAGACGAGCGAGAAGTATGAGCTAGTGGTTCAGAACCAAGGTGTTCACCAGTTCTGCTTCACGAACAAGTCTCCTTACCACGAAACCATTGACTTCGATGTACATGCTGCTCACTTCACATACCATGACCAGCATGCTAAAGACG AGCATTTCACACCCTTGCTGGAGCAGATTCAAAAGTTGGAGGAAGCCCTCTATAACATCCAATTCGAACAACATTGGTTAGAAGCTGAGACTGACCGCCAAGCAATAG TGAATGAAGGAATGAGCCGCAGAGCAACACACAAGGCATTGATAGAATCGGCAGCGCTTATTGGAGCTAGCTGCCTCCAAGTTTTTCTTCTGAAACGTTTGTTTGAACGCAAGCTTGGATCTTCTAGAGTTTAG